From a single Crateriforma spongiae genomic region:
- a CDS encoding NHL repeat-containing protein: protein MNRMHAIPIVVATIAIVGAAGYLVVDRRVNPDVPGSAFQLDLDPHLRPSAEAFEWKQVRKISLALQDPIAIEVSSADFILVLGRRPDQQGDVVWMDQAGNVHGAMELSFVPQCATIDSAASGEVPSILVASANQVHRVDFASRQVTPWASMSADANITAIAMSDTGVYLADAGQRLVHHFDHSAGLINQWDGSDRVPDGRHFNVPSNHFELLSSGDGLLYVVNPGLHRVETYSSDGKFELAWGESGVDVESFFGCCNPVHLSRLPDGRFLTSEKGIPRIKVYTADGQFDGLVAASQDLQVDSSRLGDPRTDMTPAIFDVASNSAGEILVLDPLQHCVRVFAQERVADQRELAGN, encoded by the coding sequence ATGAATCGAATGCATGCTATCCCGATCGTTGTCGCCACCATCGCGATCGTCGGTGCCGCAGGCTACTTGGTGGTTGATCGACGCGTTAATCCCGACGTTCCGGGTTCCGCGTTTCAGCTGGATTTGGATCCACATCTGCGTCCCAGCGCTGAAGCATTCGAGTGGAAACAGGTTCGTAAGATTTCATTGGCGTTGCAGGATCCCATTGCGATCGAGGTCTCCAGTGCCGACTTTATTCTGGTTCTCGGGCGTCGGCCTGATCAACAAGGCGACGTGGTATGGATGGATCAGGCTGGCAACGTACACGGCGCAATGGAACTGTCGTTTGTTCCGCAATGCGCGACGATCGATTCCGCTGCATCCGGCGAAGTGCCATCGATTCTGGTGGCATCGGCCAACCAAGTGCATCGCGTCGATTTCGCATCACGGCAGGTAACACCGTGGGCTTCGATGTCGGCCGACGCCAATATCACCGCCATCGCGATGTCTGATACAGGGGTTTATCTGGCGGATGCGGGACAACGATTGGTTCACCACTTTGATCATTCAGCGGGGCTGATCAACCAATGGGATGGGTCTGATCGCGTTCCCGATGGTCGGCATTTCAACGTTCCCAGCAATCATTTCGAATTGCTATCCTCAGGCGACGGTTTGTTGTACGTCGTCAATCCGGGACTCCATCGCGTGGAGACTTATTCGTCGGACGGAAAGTTTGAACTGGCCTGGGGCGAAAGCGGTGTCGATGTCGAAAGCTTTTTCGGTTGTTGCAACCCCGTCCATTTATCCCGTCTGCCCGACGGTAGGTTTTTGACCAGCGAAAAAGGCATTCCACGCATCAAGGTCTATACCGCCGATGGGCAGTTCGATGGCTTGGTGGCCGCGTCGCAGGACCTTCAGGTGGATTCCAGCCGACTGGGCGATCCTCGCACCGACATGACGCCGGCCATTTTCGATGTCGCATCAAATTCCGCTGGCGAGATTTTGGTTCTCGATCCGCTGCAGCACTGTGTCCGTGTCTTCGCGCAGGAACGCGTGGCTGACCAAAGGGAACTTGCAGGCAACTGA
- a CDS encoding Mtc1 family protein has translation MNERKLQTANHPNLRVIDRREWFRQWMRGGATLVIALIAYFLVQRRMSGRCIDQGTGCAQCRLSVTCQIRQPSWSDSRPRRQR, from the coding sequence ATGAACGAGCGCAAACTGCAAACGGCCAATCATCCGAACTTGCGAGTCATTGATCGCCGGGAATGGTTCCGGCAATGGATGCGTGGTGGTGCGACGTTGGTGATTGCACTGATCGCGTACTTCCTTGTGCAGCGAAGAATGTCGGGACGTTGTATCGATCAGGGAACCGGCTGTGCCCAGTGTCGCCTAAGCGTGACATGTCAGATTCGCCAACCGTCATGGTCGGATTCACGTCCAAGGAGGCAGCGATGA
- a CDS encoding 4Fe-4S binding protein, giving the protein MMNADHRESRRQFVGDMTRAVGVLAVGAVAGGVAGRSAIGQEMRWQIDPDRCVGCSECATECVLDESAVKCVQCFDMCGYCDICTGYLDPNYTAVDTAAENQLCPTAAIERRFVEEKAGQKFYEYTIDPEACIGCGKCVKGCALMNGSLYLQVMQDKCVNCNECAISRACPTEAFLQVPADRPYLLKRQAQELLTNRPTPTDQSKALLQQVTLR; this is encoded by the coding sequence ATGATGAACGCGGACCATCGCGAATCACGGCGTCAATTCGTCGGTGATATGACTCGGGCCGTTGGCGTTTTGGCGGTTGGTGCCGTTGCCGGCGGAGTGGCCGGACGCTCGGCAATCGGACAAGAAATGCGTTGGCAGATCGACCCGGATCGTTGCGTGGGATGCAGCGAATGTGCAACCGAATGCGTTTTGGATGAATCCGCGGTCAAGTGTGTCCAATGCTTTGACATGTGTGGGTATTGCGACATCTGCACGGGTTACCTGGATCCCAACTACACCGCCGTCGACACGGCCGCGGAGAACCAGCTTTGTCCGACCGCGGCCATCGAACGTCGATTCGTTGAAGAAAAAGCCGGCCAGAAGTTCTACGAATACACCATCGACCCCGAAGCCTGCATTGGTTGTGGAAAGTGCGTGAAGGGATGCGCGTTGATGAACGGTTCGCTGTACCTGCAGGTCATGCAGGACAAATGTGTGAACTGCAACGAATGTGCGATCAGTCGTGCCTGTCCCACCGAAGCATTCCTGCAAGTCCCCGCCGACCGGCCGTATCTGTTGAAACGCCAGGCACAAGAGTTGTTGACCAATAGGCCGACACCCACGGATCAATCGAAGGCCCTTCTGCAACAGGTGACGCTGCGATGA
- a CDS encoding 4Fe-4S binding protein: protein MIETVLVAGIGESSATLQAFLLGNLIPTPQFSDHAIPVSEQPAASGFWWECLDLSLLLVALALASYFALVSRSRRSLFGLSAFSLVWFGFIRQGCVCSVGSVQNVAYAMTDASYAVPLTVIGFFCLPILFALYSGRVFCSGVCPLGAIQEMVAVRNVQIPKWIDHGLGVVPWIYLGAAVIFAASGGMFLICRYDPFVGFFRFSGNAGMILFGTFLLLVGVFVGRPYCRFLCPYGALLSACSGVARSNVRIPPGDCIRCGLCRDACPYGAIEPPSETATDQETVSGKRRLIFVFAATPVLIIGLAIMGYRLGPALSGLEFDVQLASQLQHEAADPQWPTNDASDAFRAAQGDADQLLLDAVETQHRYRYAGVGLGVWIALVVVGKSVSLCRRRQQDEFVADRSACVSCGRCFEFCPVEHAKQGVVGLPTIQGEHRP from the coding sequence ATGATTGAAACGGTGTTGGTGGCGGGCATTGGTGAATCGTCGGCGACGTTGCAAGCATTCTTGTTGGGAAATCTGATTCCCACGCCTCAGTTTTCCGATCACGCCATTCCGGTATCGGAACAACCGGCGGCCAGTGGTTTCTGGTGGGAATGCTTGGACTTGAGTCTGCTTTTGGTCGCGCTAGCCCTGGCCAGCTATTTCGCCCTGGTTTCTCGTTCGCGTCGGTCGCTGTTTGGGTTGTCCGCGTTTTCGCTGGTCTGGTTTGGTTTCATTCGCCAGGGCTGCGTTTGTTCGGTGGGTTCAGTACAGAATGTCGCCTATGCGATGACCGACGCGTCTTATGCCGTTCCGCTGACAGTGATCGGGTTTTTCTGTTTGCCGATTCTGTTCGCACTCTATTCCGGGCGTGTCTTTTGCTCGGGCGTTTGCCCCTTGGGGGCGATCCAAGAAATGGTGGCTGTTCGAAACGTCCAGATTCCCAAATGGATCGACCATGGTTTAGGGGTGGTGCCGTGGATCTATTTGGGAGCCGCGGTCATCTTTGCAGCCAGCGGAGGCATGTTTTTGATCTGTCGCTACGATCCGTTCGTCGGTTTTTTTCGCTTCAGCGGAAACGCTGGCATGATTCTGTTCGGAACGTTCTTGCTGCTTGTCGGCGTGTTTGTCGGCAGACCCTATTGTCGCTTTCTTTGTCCCTATGGTGCTTTGTTGTCCGCGTGTTCCGGCGTCGCGCGATCGAACGTGCGGATTCCACCGGGCGACTGTATTCGTTGCGGTCTATGTCGCGATGCTTGTCCCTATGGTGCGATCGAGCCACCTAGCGAAACGGCCACCGATCAAGAAACAGTTTCGGGGAAACGACGTCTAATATTTGTCTTCGCTGCCACCCCGGTGTTGATCATCGGCTTGGCAATCATGGGCTATCGCCTTGGACCGGCTCTTTCGGGTTTGGAATTTGATGTGCAACTGGCAAGTCAGTTGCAGCATGAAGCGGCTGATCCCCAGTGGCCAACCAACGACGCCAGTGACGCGTTTCGCGCAGCGCAGGGCGACGCCGATCAGCTGTTGTTGGACGCGGTCGAAACACAGCATCGGTATCGCTACGCCGGTGTGGGGCTTGGTGTCTGGATTGCACTGGTCGTCGTTGGCAAATCGGTTTCTTTGTGTCGCCGTCGACAGCAAGACGAGTTTGTTGCTGATCGATCGGCATGCGTTTCCTGTGGGCGTTGCTTTGAATTCTGTCCCGTCGAACATGCCAAACAAGGCGTCGTGGGATTGCCAACGATTCAGGGGGAACATCGTCCATGA
- a CDS encoding outer membrane protein assembly factor BamB family protein has translation MNLFQVFYRNRNGLSVVATWFLLFVGVALFFDFGGRIIDPYSDSKLQQLKLELREQPNDDSLKHQIRERDQHVRQQYFRRKAFTWWGARLCLVGAVIVFLASRRLGPMSDPSRIQIQGGDPEPSDFHRNSTWGMSAVTVLVAACLMVAVLLQRNGQQDLSAALAASRAVEDSAIERDQADGGKAASALPEIQNVVTPVSAEEFASNWYRFRGPRGDGTSAMSSLDFRWDADTGEGILWKVPVECPGNGSPVVWGDRVFLASADETRRCVQSFSVSDGTLLWTKEIEHPDPTRPPVEVSEDTGYAASTMTTNGQLAFAIFADGLLVALDRDGNEVWLRDLGPLENIYGHASSLVLSGDRLIVQLDQGSKSDNASRIDVLNVATGDAVYSIAREVPASWSTPIVANRDGQDVLIACADPWVIAYNLSDGSECWRCAALRQDVGPSPVFSDQHVVVANESPGATAIRWGGTGDVTETHVDWTAEYSIPDTTSPLIVGDLVLMLTSYGTLAAYDAGAGGEPLWEIDYEDNFQASPTRFGDDVLLVGETGLCWTVRPSEDGCETITESNLGEDCVTSPAVANGKIFLRGREHLYCLGPQK, from the coding sequence ATGAATCTGTTTCAGGTGTTCTATCGAAACCGCAACGGATTGTCGGTGGTTGCCACGTGGTTTCTGTTGTTCGTCGGAGTCGCGTTGTTCTTCGATTTCGGCGGCCGAATCATCGACCCGTATAGCGATTCAAAGTTGCAGCAATTGAAACTTGAATTGCGTGAACAACCGAATGACGATTCGCTGAAGCACCAGATCCGCGAACGTGATCAACATGTTCGACAACAGTATTTTCGTCGCAAGGCGTTCACTTGGTGGGGCGCACGGTTGTGTCTGGTCGGTGCGGTGATTGTGTTCCTGGCATCGCGGCGTTTGGGACCAATGTCCGATCCGTCGCGAATCCAAATACAGGGTGGTGATCCGGAACCAAGTGACTTTCATCGCAATTCAACCTGGGGCATGTCTGCTGTCACCGTTCTGGTTGCGGCATGTCTGATGGTGGCGGTGTTGTTGCAAAGGAATGGCCAACAAGACCTGTCAGCGGCACTCGCTGCGTCACGTGCGGTCGAAGATTCTGCTATCGAACGCGATCAAGCTGACGGTGGGAAAGCTGCCAGCGCCCTGCCTGAGATCCAGAATGTAGTGACGCCGGTATCGGCAGAAGAATTTGCGAGCAACTGGTATCGATTTCGTGGGCCACGGGGTGATGGAACCAGTGCAATGTCGTCTTTGGATTTTCGCTGGGATGCAGATACCGGCGAAGGCATCCTGTGGAAGGTGCCGGTCGAATGTCCCGGCAATGGATCTCCGGTGGTGTGGGGTGACCGTGTGTTTTTGGCGTCGGCGGACGAAACGCGACGTTGCGTTCAGAGCTTTTCGGTCTCCGATGGGACGCTGCTTTGGACGAAAGAAATAGAGCATCCGGATCCCACGCGTCCCCCCGTCGAAGTCAGTGAAGACACGGGCTACGCCGCATCGACGATGACCACCAATGGCCAATTGGCGTTCGCTATTTTTGCGGATGGATTGTTGGTGGCTCTGGATCGTGATGGCAATGAAGTGTGGTTAAGGGATTTGGGCCCACTGGAAAACATTTATGGGCACGCTTCTTCCTTGGTGCTGTCGGGTGACCGATTGATCGTGCAGTTGGACCAAGGCAGCAAGTCCGACAACGCATCACGAATCGACGTGTTGAACGTTGCCACAGGCGACGCGGTTTATTCCATTGCACGAGAGGTGCCCGCGTCGTGGTCGACCCCGATCGTCGCCAATCGAGACGGGCAGGATGTGTTGATCGCTTGTGCGGATCCTTGGGTCATCGCCTACAACCTAAGCGACGGATCCGAATGCTGGCGCTGTGCAGCACTACGCCAGGATGTCGGTCCGTCTCCTGTTTTTTCGGACCAGCACGTGGTTGTCGCGAACGAATCGCCCGGAGCGACGGCAATTCGTTGGGGAGGCACCGGGGACGTGACCGAAACGCATGTTGATTGGACAGCGGAATACAGCATTCCGGACACAACCAGCCCGCTGATCGTCGGCGACCTTGTCTTGATGCTGACGTCCTATGGAACTCTTGCGGCATACGATGCCGGCGCCGGTGGTGAACCACTGTGGGAGATCGATTACGAGGACAACTTCCAGGCTTCCCCCACGCGTTTTGGTGACGACGTCCTACTGGTCGGCGAAACAGGATTGTGCTGGACGGTTCGTCCCAGCGAAGACGGGTGTGAAACGATCACCGAATCGAACTTGGGCGAAGACTGTGTGACCAGCCCCGCCGTCGCCAACGGCAAGATTTTCCTGCGAGGTCGTGAACACCTTTATTGTTTAGGACCCCAGAAATGA
- a CDS encoding NAD(P)H-dependent oxidoreductase subunit E, translating into MSAVVKEMIGVDSPKTDVDLAFVDDAVRRIGRTPDAVVPLLQSIQKHYRYLPSSALQRVCELTDITPASIAGVSTFYTQFRHRPMGRHHVQVCCGTACHVKGADLLIETLRTDLGMDPTQDTDPNQQFTIEPVACLGCCTLAPVVQVDDQVFGRLAPAEVAKKVRSVDAKAPGSKTSIAMPHRMPEGAGEIRVGLGSCCVAQGSRRVFDKAAAIASELGVDAKVKSVGCVGMCHQTPLLEVCKRDGTTETFARVVEADVDRILRSSFPRKSLLSRFASAAHHLLDVVYEGEPPSDDATTPLETECGPVCDFLGPQKRIATDNSGAIDPLDLAEYKRFGGFESLRRCALERLPQEIIDQVRVSGLRGRGGGGFPSAAKWQIVSDTQSDQKYVICNGDEGDPGAFMDRMLLESFPYRVIEGLAIAALAVGARQGYFYIRAEYPLAVTRIREAIGRCKEANILGPNILGSDHSLDFEIKEGAGAFICGEETALIHSIEGGRGTPRLRPPYPAQSGLWKKPTLINNVETLAMVPWILRHGGEQYAGVGTPASKGTKVFALTGKVQRGGLIEVPMGITIREIVNSIGGGVPEGRTFKAVQVGGPSGGCIPAELADTPVDYEALRGVGAIMGSGGLVVLDDTDCMVDIARYFLRFTQDQSCGKCTYCRVGTKRLLEILDRMCEGKGKKADLATLESLCESVAQGSLCGLGKTAPNPVLSTLKYFRDEYEAHLRGVCPSGRCKNLISYQVQDNCIGCTLCSQQCPVDAIPMTPYRIHSIDDSRCTRCDACRTVCPEDAIRIVSGPQGESR; encoded by the coding sequence ATGAGTGCGGTTGTCAAAGAAATGATTGGGGTGGATTCGCCAAAGACGGACGTGGATTTGGCATTCGTCGATGATGCCGTGCGTCGCATCGGACGTACCCCGGATGCCGTCGTTCCGTTGCTGCAGTCCATTCAAAAGCATTATCGCTATCTGCCATCGTCTGCGCTTCAGCGCGTCTGTGAATTAACCGACATCACCCCCGCTTCGATCGCAGGAGTGTCCACGTTCTATACTCAGTTTCGGCATCGGCCGATGGGACGCCATCACGTTCAGGTTTGCTGCGGAACGGCATGCCACGTGAAGGGGGCTGACCTATTGATCGAAACGCTTCGAACTGATCTGGGGATGGATCCGACACAGGATACCGATCCAAACCAACAGTTTACGATTGAACCGGTGGCATGTTTGGGATGTTGTACCCTTGCACCGGTGGTTCAAGTCGACGACCAAGTCTTTGGGCGGCTTGCACCTGCCGAAGTGGCCAAGAAGGTTCGATCAGTGGATGCGAAAGCACCTGGATCAAAGACCTCAATTGCGATGCCGCATCGGATGCCCGAAGGTGCCGGCGAAATTCGCGTCGGCTTGGGGTCATGCTGTGTCGCGCAGGGAAGTCGACGCGTGTTCGACAAGGCCGCCGCGATTGCGTCCGAGTTGGGCGTGGATGCCAAAGTCAAAAGCGTCGGATGCGTGGGAATGTGTCACCAGACGCCGCTGTTGGAAGTCTGCAAACGCGACGGCACGACCGAGACGTTCGCACGGGTGGTCGAAGCGGACGTCGATCGAATTTTGCGTTCAAGCTTTCCGCGGAAAAGCTTGCTGTCAAGATTTGCATCGGCCGCACACCACTTGTTGGATGTTGTTTACGAAGGAGAACCGCCGTCCGACGACGCAACGACACCGCTGGAAACCGAGTGTGGTCCGGTTTGTGATTTTCTGGGACCCCAGAAACGAATTGCCACTGATAACAGTGGTGCGATCGATCCTCTGGACCTTGCAGAGTACAAACGGTTCGGTGGTTTTGAATCACTGCGACGCTGTGCACTCGAGCGATTGCCGCAAGAGATCATTGACCAGGTACGTGTGTCTGGACTGCGAGGGCGCGGAGGCGGCGGCTTTCCGTCGGCGGCGAAGTGGCAAATCGTTTCGGACACGCAATCCGATCAAAAGTATGTCATTTGTAACGGTGATGAAGGTGATCCCGGCGCGTTCATGGATCGTATGCTGCTGGAATCCTTTCCCTATCGCGTGATCGAAGGTTTGGCGATCGCCGCGCTGGCTGTCGGGGCTCGTCAAGGATATTTCTATATCCGCGCGGAATACCCACTTGCGGTGACGCGTATTCGCGAAGCGATTGGGCGGTGCAAGGAAGCAAACATCTTGGGGCCAAACATTCTGGGAAGCGACCATTCGCTGGACTTTGAAATCAAAGAAGGTGCCGGCGCGTTCATTTGCGGCGAAGAAACCGCGCTGATTCATTCGATCGAAGGTGGTCGTGGAACGCCGCGTTTGCGTCCGCCCTACCCTGCCCAGTCGGGACTTTGGAAAAAGCCCACGTTGATCAATAACGTCGAAACCCTGGCGATGGTGCCATGGATTCTGCGTCACGGCGGCGAACAATACGCTGGCGTGGGAACACCGGCCAGCAAAGGAACCAAGGTGTTCGCGTTGACCGGAAAGGTACAGCGCGGAGGGCTGATCGAAGTCCCGATGGGAATCACGATTCGCGAAATCGTGAACTCGATCGGCGGCGGCGTGCCCGAAGGCCGGACATTCAAGGCGGTGCAGGTCGGCGGACCGTCGGGGGGATGTATTCCGGCGGAATTGGCCGACACGCCAGTGGACTATGAGGCATTGCGAGGTGTCGGTGCGATCATGGGAAGCGGTGGTTTGGTTGTTTTGGACGACACCGACTGCATGGTGGATATCGCGCGGTATTTCCTGCGTTTTACCCAGGACCAGTCATGCGGCAAATGTACGTATTGTCGTGTGGGGACCAAGCGTTTGCTTGAGATTTTGGATCGCATGTGCGAGGGGAAGGGAAAGAAGGCTGATCTGGCCACCCTGGAATCGCTTTGCGAAAGCGTCGCCCAAGGCAGCTTATGTGGACTTGGTAAAACAGCCCCCAACCCCGTTCTTTCGACGCTGAAGTATTTCCGAGATGAATACGAAGCCCACCTTCGTGGTGTGTGTCCCTCGGGGCGATGCAAAAACTTGATCTCATACCAAGTTCAAGACAATTGCATCGGATGTACGCTTTGCAGCCAACAGTGCCCGGTGGATGCAATACCAATGACGCCCTATCGCATTCATTCGATTGATGACAGTCGGTGCACACGATGTGACGCATGTCGAACGGTCTGTCCCGAAGATGCCATTCGAATCGTGTCGGGTCCACAAGGTGAATCGCGATGA